In Lysinibacillus sp. FSL M8-0337, the following proteins share a genomic window:
- a CDS encoding AI-2E family transporter — protein sequence MRNIKYFSYERTINVFWFIFYLVILWFVLPVSLAIFLSFTTYPIINFLHKYCKIAYWIAAIIVEILILSCIVLLIIISINSIILIFPEIRDTLQNFPLFTEYESIFMQFLQEKSLSIFDSIVVYTANLFQIFMKHVIEVFIFLVAYYFALLETRKSRYWFFQYAPKKYRNEWQSHFSKVMQLFHYFVFVEFQLFTITLLILCAGFMIFQFEQAITKAFIVAFADVLPFFGIGVFLVPMSIYFYFNGNTFLCVAILLLYLFVQLTRQLAESMLWSNTLQLRTFHTFFISAASILLFGFYGILLSPLFLFLAVKLKEKSIFEQ from the coding sequence ATGAGGAATATTAAATATTTTTCATACGAAAGAACTATTAATGTTTTCTGGTTTATTTTCTATTTAGTAATTCTTTGGTTCGTATTACCTGTATCTCTTGCTATATTTTTATCATTTACCACATATCCTATAATAAATTTTCTTCATAAGTACTGTAAAATCGCTTATTGGATTGCCGCTATTATCGTTGAAATATTGATACTTTCTTGCATTGTTCTCCTCATTATTATATCAATAAACAGCATAATACTCATCTTTCCAGAAATACGAGACACACTCCAAAACTTCCCATTATTTACTGAATATGAATCCATTTTCATGCAGTTTTTACAGGAGAAATCATTGTCTATTTTTGATTCAATCGTCGTTTATACAGCAAATTTATTTCAAATATTTATGAAGCACGTCATTGAAGTTTTTATATTTCTTGTTGCATATTATTTTGCCTTATTAGAAACAAGGAAATCTCGTTATTGGTTTTTCCAATATGCCCCTAAAAAATATCGAAATGAATGGCAATCTCATTTTTCTAAAGTTATGCAACTGTTTCATTACTTTGTATTTGTGGAATTTCAGTTATTTACGATTACACTGCTCATTCTTTGCGCTGGCTTTATGATATTCCAATTTGAACAAGCTATTACGAAAGCATTTATTGTTGCTTTTGCGGACGTACTACCCTTTTTCGGCATTGGCGTTTTTCTTGTTCCAATGAGCATTTACTTTTATTTTAATGGTAATACCTTTTTATGTGTCGCCATTTTACTATTGTATTTGTTTGTCCAACTTACAAGGCAGCTCGCTGAATCTATGCTTTGGTCGAACACACTGCAATTGCGAACATTTCACACGTTTTTCATCAGCGCTGCCTCCATTTTATTATTCGGCTTTTATGGTATTTTACTTAGCCCACTATTTTTATTTTTAGCTGTTAAGTTGAAAGAAAAATCTATTTTTGAACAATGA
- the pyk gene encoding pyruvate kinase yields the protein MRKTKIVCTIGPASESPEVLEKLIEAGMNVARLNFSHGSHEEHEVRINLIREVADKLGKPVGILLDTKGPEIRTHNMQNGELHLTAGQVIDISMTEVEGTEASFSVTYDRLIEDVEQNSIILLDDGLIQLRVLATDTEKGLIHTIVENAGVLKNKKGVNVPGVSVQLPGITEKDAQDILFGIKQGVDFIAASFVRRAKDVLEIRELLEQNGGSHIQIIPKIENQEGVDNIDEIILVSDGLMVARGDLGVEIPAEEVPLVQKKLILKCNQVGKPVITATQMLDSMQRNPRPTRAEASDVANAIIDGTDAIMLSGETAAGIYPVESVQTMNKIAQRTENSLDYKAIVSTRSREKEANMTEAISQAVAYTSINLGVKAVLAPTESGNTARMIAKYRPGVPIVAVTGSANTANTLTLVWGVYPVVCQRVTTTDEILELAVDESLKHGYVTHGDAVVITAGVPVGEAGTTNLMKVHIIGDLLARGQGIGKASVIGKTVVAKNAAEALAYDTDGCILVTLGSDRDMMPAIENCIGLITEEGGLTSHAAVVGLSLGIPVIVGVKEATTLIRHGQEITMDAETGVIYKGHASVL from the coding sequence ATGAGAAAAACAAAAATCGTATGTACAATTGGTCCAGCAAGTGAGTCACCGGAAGTTTTAGAAAAACTAATTGAGGCAGGTATGAATGTAGCCCGCTTAAATTTTTCACATGGTTCACATGAAGAACATGAAGTGCGCATTAATTTAATACGTGAAGTTGCAGATAAGTTAGGAAAACCAGTAGGTATTTTGCTCGACACAAAAGGACCTGAAATCCGTACGCATAATATGCAAAATGGAGAACTGCATTTAACAGCAGGTCAGGTAATCGATATTTCGATGACAGAAGTAGAAGGAACAGAGGCTAGCTTCTCTGTTACGTATGATCGACTAATCGAAGACGTAGAACAAAACTCCATTATTTTATTGGATGATGGTTTAATTCAATTACGTGTGCTAGCAACAGATACGGAAAAAGGGCTTATCCACACAATCGTAGAAAATGCTGGGGTCTTAAAAAATAAAAAAGGTGTTAACGTCCCTGGCGTTTCAGTGCAATTACCAGGTATTACTGAAAAAGATGCACAAGATATATTATTTGGTATTAAGCAAGGTGTCGATTTTATTGCCGCTTCATTCGTTCGTCGAGCGAAAGATGTATTAGAAATTCGTGAATTACTTGAGCAAAATGGTGGTAGTCATATTCAAATTATCCCAAAAATCGAGAACCAAGAAGGTGTCGATAATATTGACGAAATCATTTTAGTATCAGATGGATTAATGGTTGCACGTGGTGACCTTGGCGTAGAAATTCCAGCCGAAGAGGTACCTTTAGTTCAAAAGAAATTAATTCTAAAATGTAATCAAGTTGGTAAACCAGTTATTACAGCTACTCAAATGTTAGACTCAATGCAACGTAATCCTCGTCCAACACGAGCAGAAGCAAGTGACGTTGCGAACGCCATTATTGATGGAACGGATGCGATCATGCTATCTGGTGAAACAGCAGCAGGAATTTACCCAGTGGAATCTGTACAAACGATGAATAAAATTGCACAGCGTACTGAAAATTCATTGGATTATAAAGCAATCGTTTCAACACGTAGTCGTGAAAAAGAAGCGAATATGACAGAGGCTATTTCTCAGGCAGTAGCTTACACTTCGATAAACTTAGGCGTAAAAGCGGTATTGGCACCGACAGAAAGCGGAAATACAGCGAGAATGATTGCAAAATATCGTCCTGGTGTACCAATTGTTGCTGTTACGGGCTCTGCTAATACAGCCAATACACTAACGCTTGTGTGGGGTGTCTATCCTGTAGTATGTCAACGTGTTACAACGACAGACGAAATTTTAGAACTGGCAGTAGACGAAAGCTTAAAACATGGCTATGTCACACATGGTGATGCAGTTGTGATTACGGCTGGTGTTCCTGTTGGTGAAGCAGGTACTACAAACTTAATGAAAGTTCACATTATTGGTGATCTACTGGCGCGCGGTCAAGGAATCGGCAAAGCGTCTGTAATCGGTAAGACAGTCGTAGCAAAAAATGCGGCAGAAGCATTAGCATATGACACAGATGGCTGCATTTTAGTAACGTTAGGTTCAGATCGCGATATGATGCCAGCGATTGAAAATTGCATCGGCCTTATTACAGAGGAAGGCGGACTGACTAGTCATGCTGCTGTTGTAGGGCTAAGCCTTGGTATCCCTGTAATTGTCGGCGTAAAAGAAGCGACAACATTAATTCGCCACGGTCAGGAAATAACAATGGATGCTGAAACAGGTGTTATTTATAAAGGACATGCAAGTGTACTTTAA
- the citZ gene encoding citrate synthase: MSATKGLEGIVAAESKISSIIDDTLTYVGYNIDDLADNASFEEVIYLLWHTRLPKADELAELKQQLADNMSIPQAIVDQFKTYPLSTVHPMAALRTAVSLLGVFDEEADVMDPEANYRKAIRLQAKIATVVTAFARVRKGLEPIQPKAELSYAANFLYMLKGEEPAAIEVEAFDKALVLHADHELNASTFTARVCVATLSDVYSGVTAAIGALKGPLHGGANEQVMKMLTEIGSLENVESYIQNKLDNKEKIMGFGHRVYRKGDPRAPHLRVMSQKLTELTGKPELYQMSVKIHDMIVEQKKLPANVDFFSASVYDSLGIDHDLFTPIFAVSRTSGWVAHILEQYANNRLIRPRAEYVGPGMQKYVPISER, translated from the coding sequence ATGTCAGCAACAAAAGGTTTAGAAGGTATCGTAGCAGCGGAATCTAAAATCAGTTCAATTATCGATGACACACTTACATATGTTGGTTACAACATTGATGATTTAGCAGACAACGCATCATTTGAAGAGGTAATTTACCTACTATGGCACACTCGTTTACCTAAAGCGGACGAGCTTGCTGAGTTAAAACAACAATTAGCAGACAACATGTCTATTCCACAAGCAATTGTAGACCAATTCAAAACGTACCCACTTTCAACTGTACATCCAATGGCTGCACTTCGTACGGCAGTATCTTTACTTGGTGTATTCGATGAAGAAGCGGATGTGATGGATCCAGAAGCTAACTACCGTAAAGCTATCCGTCTACAAGCTAAAATTGCAACAGTTGTGACTGCATTTGCACGTGTACGCAAAGGCTTAGAGCCAATCCAACCAAAAGCAGAGCTTAGCTATGCAGCAAACTTCCTATATATGTTAAAAGGCGAAGAGCCAGCAGCAATCGAAGTAGAAGCGTTCGATAAAGCATTAGTATTACATGCTGACCACGAATTAAATGCCTCTACATTTACAGCACGTGTATGTGTAGCTACATTATCAGATGTTTATTCTGGCGTAACTGCAGCTATCGGTGCATTAAAAGGACCACTTCATGGCGGTGCAAATGAGCAAGTTATGAAGATGTTAACTGAAATTGGTTCTCTTGAAAACGTTGAATCTTACATTCAAAATAAATTAGACAACAAAGAAAAAATCATGGGCTTCGGTCACCGCGTATACCGCAAAGGCGACCCACGTGCACCACACTTACGTGTAATGTCACAAAAGTTAACTGAACTAACTGGTAAACCAGAACTTTATCAAATGTCAGTTAAAATCCATGACATGATCGTTGAACAAAAGAAATTACCTGCTAACGTAGACTTCTTCTCTGCATCAGTGTACGATTCTTTAGGTATCGATCATGACTTATTCACACCAATTTTTGCAGTTTCACGTACTTCTGGTTGGGTAGCACATATTCTTGAACAATATGCTAACAACCGCCTAATCCGTCCACGTGCAGAGTATGTTGGACCAGGCATGCAAAAATATGTTCCAATCAGCGAGCGCTAA
- the pfkA gene encoding 6-phosphofructokinase has product MKKIAVLTSGGDAPGMNAAIRAVVRKAAYHGLDVVGIKHGYEGLIKGSFELLDLGSVGGIIQRGGTNLFSARCPEFKEDAVQQQGIAKMREAGIEGLVVIGGDGSYRGAMDLVKKGFPVVGVPGTIDNDVPGTEYTIGFDTALNTVVDSIDKIRDTATSHENSFIVEVMGRDAGDIALWAGLAAGAETVLIPEEDYDLDDIVSRLERGEARGKKHSIIIVAEGVMSGSDLAKLLKEKTGKETRVSVLGHIQRGGSPTARDRVLASQFGAHAVELLMEGKSGRAVGIRNHTVIDYDMPEAFEKHHESDVSLYTLMKELSI; this is encoded by the coding sequence ATGAAGAAAATTGCCGTATTAACAAGTGGTGGAGATGCACCTGGCATGAACGCAGCCATTCGAGCAGTCGTTCGTAAGGCAGCTTATCATGGACTAGATGTTGTTGGAATTAAGCATGGCTATGAAGGTTTAATTAAAGGATCTTTTGAGCTACTTGATTTAGGCTCTGTAGGTGGCATCATTCAAAGAGGGGGTACGAATTTATTTTCAGCTCGTTGCCCTGAATTTAAAGAGGATGCTGTCCAACAACAAGGTATTGCTAAAATGCGAGAAGCAGGTATTGAAGGTCTAGTTGTTATCGGGGGTGATGGTTCCTATCGAGGTGCAATGGACCTTGTAAAAAAAGGTTTCCCAGTTGTTGGTGTGCCTGGAACGATTGATAACGATGTTCCTGGAACAGAATACACAATTGGCTTTGATACTGCGCTGAATACAGTCGTTGATTCAATCGATAAAATTCGTGATACGGCGACTTCCCATGAAAACTCTTTTATTGTTGAAGTTATGGGGCGCGATGCTGGTGATATCGCATTATGGGCAGGCCTTGCAGCAGGTGCTGAAACCGTCTTAATTCCCGAGGAAGATTATGATTTAGACGACATCGTATCGCGTCTAGAGCGTGGTGAAGCACGAGGGAAAAAGCATAGTATCATTATTGTAGCAGAGGGTGTAATGTCAGGAAGCGATTTGGCAAAACTACTAAAGGAAAAGACGGGAAAAGAGACGCGTGTTTCAGTTCTTGGTCATATTCAACGCGGTGGTTCTCCAACAGCACGTGATCGTGTCCTCGCAAGTCAATTTGGTGCACATGCTGTAGAATTATTAATGGAAGGTAAATCTGGTCGAGCTGTAGGCATACGCAACCATACAGTGATTGACTATGATATGCCAGAAGCTTTTGAAAAGCATCATGAGTCAGATGTAAGCTTGTATACTTTAATGAAAGAACTATCAATATAA
- the icd gene encoding NADP-dependent isocitrate dehydrogenase — translation MSNKIVVENGVLNVPNNPVIPFIEGDGIGPDIWAAASRVIDAAVEKAYNGEKKIEWLEVLAGEKAFNQTGEWLPQDTLDKINEYLIAIKGPLTTPIGGGIRSLNVALRQQLDLYVCLRPVRHFDGVPSPVKRPEDVDMVIFRENTEDIYAGIEFESGSEQAQKIINFLQTEFGVNQIRFPETSGIGVKPVSKEGTERLVRSAIEYAIKHNRPSVTLVHKGNIMKFTEGGFKKWGYELAETEFADQTFTWNQYDAIKADQGEEAANKAQAEALAAGKILVKDSIADIFLQQILTRPTEFDVVATMNLNGDYISDALAAQVGGIGIAPGANINYVTGHAIFEATHGTAPKYAGLDKVNPSSVLLSGVLMLEHLGWQEAADMITKSVEQTISSKVVTYDFARLMDGATEVKCSEFANELIKNL, via the coding sequence ATGTCAAACAAAATTGTAGTTGAAAACGGCGTACTTAATGTACCAAACAACCCAGTAATCCCATTCATCGAAGGTGATGGAATCGGTCCAGATATTTGGGCAGCAGCATCTCGCGTAATTGACGCAGCTGTAGAAAAAGCTTATAACGGCGAAAAGAAAATCGAATGGTTAGAAGTTTTAGCTGGTGAAAAAGCATTCAACCAAACGGGTGAATGGTTACCACAAGATACTTTAGACAAAATTAACGAATACCTAATTGCAATCAAAGGTCCTCTTACTACACCAATCGGTGGTGGTATCCGCTCTCTAAACGTAGCATTACGTCAACAACTTGATTTATATGTTTGCTTACGTCCAGTACGTCACTTTGACGGAGTACCTTCTCCAGTTAAACGTCCAGAAGACGTTGATATGGTTATCTTCCGCGAAAACACAGAAGACATCTACGCAGGTATCGAATTCGAATCAGGCTCTGAACAAGCTCAAAAAATCATCAACTTCCTACAAACTGAATTTGGTGTTAACCAAATCCGTTTCCCAGAAACTTCAGGTATCGGTGTAAAACCTGTATCTAAAGAAGGTACTGAGCGTTTAGTACGTTCTGCTATCGAATATGCAATTAAACATAACCGTCCTTCTGTGACTTTAGTTCACAAAGGAAACATCATGAAATTCACTGAAGGTGGATTCAAAAAATGGGGTTATGAATTAGCTGAAACTGAATTTGCTGATCAAACATTCACTTGGAACCAATATGATGCAATCAAAGCTGACCAAGGTGAAGAAGCAGCAAACAAAGCACAAGCAGAAGCTTTAGCAGCTGGTAAAATCTTAGTAAAAGATTCAATCGCTGATATCTTCTTACAACAAATTTTAACTCGTCCAACTGAGTTTGATGTAGTAGCTACAATGAACTTAAATGGTGACTATATTTCTGATGCATTAGCTGCTCAAGTTGGTGGTATCGGTATCGCTCCAGGCGCGAACATTAACTACGTAACTGGTCACGCGATCTTCGAAGCTACTCACGGTACAGCTCCAAAATATGCTGGCTTAGATAAAGTTAACCCATCTTCAGTATTACTTTCAGGTGTATTAATGCTTGAACACTTAGGATGGCAAGAAGCGGCTGACATGATCACTAAATCTGTAGAACAAACAATCTCTTCAAAAGTTGTAACTTATGACTTCGCTCGTTTAATGGACGGCGCTACAGAAGTGAAATGTTCAGAATTCGCTAACGAACTAATTAAAAACCTATAA
- a CDS encoding MaoC/PaaZ C-terminal domain-containing protein: MLQKNSKLGLTIDEITVGEKIHITEKIEDKDLLLYLGLTNDSNPLYIQHEYAAMTPFKKPIVPTIMLNGIITSAVSKYIPGPGARIIEQHLTYLGPLYHYELFDTFLEVTAVNKVQNTITVSVLSYNEQKQLVIEGTLLVTPPLAL, encoded by the coding sequence TTGCTTCAAAAGAACAGTAAGCTTGGTCTCACTATTGATGAAATTACAGTTGGCGAGAAAATTCATATTACTGAAAAAATAGAAGATAAGGATTTATTGCTTTATTTAGGACTTACAAATGATAGTAATCCATTATATATTCAACATGAATATGCAGCGATGACGCCTTTTAAAAAGCCAATTGTACCAACTATTATGTTAAATGGCATAATTACGTCAGCTGTCTCAAAGTATATACCTGGACCAGGAGCGCGTATTATCGAACAACATTTAACGTATTTAGGACCACTCTATCATTATGAATTATTTGATACGTTTTTAGAGGTAACAGCAGTCAATAAAGTACAGAATACTATTACTGTATCTGTGCTCTCCTATAATGAACAAAAGCAGCTTGTAATTGAAGGTACATTGCTGGTGACACCACCACTGGCATTATAG
- the mdh gene encoding malate dehydrogenase, whose product MTLKRKKISVIGGGFTGATAAFLAAQKELGDVVLVDIPQAENPTKGKALDMWEAAPIQGFDSFVKGTSNYADTADSDVVIITAGVARKPGMSRDDLVQINQGVMKTVSKEIAAHSPNATILVLTNPVDAMTYTVFKETGFPKNRVIGQSGVLDTARFCAFVAEELNISVKDITGFVLGGHGDTMVPLTRYSFAGGIPLETLIAPERLAAIVDRTRNGGAEIVNLLGNGSAYYAPAAALVEMAEAIIKDQKRILPSIAYLEGEYGYNDIYLGVPTLLGANGIEKIFELALTDEEKAALDNSADAVKAVMKVLA is encoded by the coding sequence ATGACTTTGAAACGTAAAAAAATCTCAGTAATCGGTGGCGGATTCACCGGCGCAACGGCAGCTTTTTTAGCAGCACAAAAAGAACTTGGCGATGTTGTATTAGTTGATATCCCACAAGCTGAAAATCCAACAAAGGGTAAAGCTTTAGATATGTGGGAAGCTGCGCCAATACAAGGTTTTGATTCTTTTGTAAAAGGTACTTCTAACTATGCAGATACTGCTGATTCTGATGTAGTCATCATTACTGCAGGTGTCGCACGTAAACCTGGCATGAGCCGTGACGACTTAGTTCAAATCAACCAAGGCGTTATGAAAACTGTTTCAAAAGAAATCGCTGCTCATTCACCAAACGCAACCATTCTCGTATTGACAAATCCCGTTGATGCGATGACTTACACAGTATTTAAAGAAACTGGCTTTCCAAAAAACCGCGTAATCGGACAATCAGGTGTACTTGATACCGCTCGATTCTGTGCTTTTGTAGCTGAAGAGCTAAACATCTCTGTAAAAGACATTACTGGTTTTGTATTAGGTGGTCATGGTGATACAATGGTACCACTTACTCGTTATTCTTTTGCGGGTGGTATTCCTTTAGAAACTTTAATCGCTCCAGAGCGTTTAGCAGCAATTGTAGATCGCACGCGCAATGGTGGTGCAGAAATCGTCAACTTACTTGGTAACGGTTCCGCATACTATGCTCCAGCAGCAGCACTTGTTGAAATGGCTGAAGCAATCATTAAAGATCAAAAGCGTATACTTCCATCTATCGCCTACCTAGAAGGTGAATATGGTTACAATGATATTTATTTAGGAGTACCAACATTACTTGGTGCAAACGGTATTGAAAAAATCTTTGAACTGGCATTAACGGATGAAGAAAAAGCTGCATTAGATAATTCTGCTGACGCTGTCAAAGCAGTTATGAAAGTTTTAGCTTAA
- a CDS encoding FxsA family protein translates to MKKFFLSFVVYALAELALLIVIGQNIGVFNTLLLVVATTIIGIYIAKNKGINSVKNVKHMVARGEAPGPALVDAMLNFSGGVLLALPGFITDVIGLLLLLPITRKLFQPLVFYWMRKKMKKGQFIIVQK, encoded by the coding sequence ATGAAAAAATTTTTTCTTAGTTTTGTTGTATATGCATTAGCCGAACTGGCGTTATTAATAGTTATTGGTCAAAATATTGGCGTTTTCAATACATTATTACTTGTTGTCGCAACGACAATTATTGGTATTTATATAGCGAAAAATAAAGGTATTAATTCCGTGAAAAACGTAAAACATATGGTAGCACGAGGAGAAGCTCCGGGACCTGCATTAGTCGATGCAATGTTGAATTTTAGTGGCGGTGTACTTTTAGCACTACCAGGTTTTATAACAGATGTTATCGGGTTGTTATTGCTGTTACCAATAACACGGAAATTATTCCAACCGCTCGTATTTTACTGGATGCGTAAAAAAATGAAAAAAGGACAATTTATCATTGTTCAAAAATAG
- a CDS encoding ATP-binding protein: MKSMSNRLFLTFMLSLGTILAVLMIVIGQLFPVYVEQYKEQASSSSQEAIEKVLEERHITLSEEDKKALVASQTIEIQDSLLSYVRARLYGVLAILFTITLLLIAVVSRYMIVNFTAPIDNVTETALELAKGNYRARAHENEQERMMPLSHSINILARNLQDITTIREVEEERLKTLIENMGSSLMMIGREGNISIVNRVFLERFGMQLEDVQGKVFRTIGLPKTLEQFIDHVFLTEMPYRQQIKMEVQQELYNKEVYGAPVIGDHGRWLGVVIVMHDITELVRLEQIRKDFVANVSHELRTPITSIKGFSETLLDGAYKDEKMLLSFLEIMHKESNRLQMLIQDLLELSKIEQHGFTVNIMPMGLQDVLIRGAELTGPRLDEKNMSFHVDIARDVEVMGDANRVIQIVTNLITNAITYSPEDTTVTIRLKENDMYGIIEIEDEGIGIEKHEIARVFERFYRVDRARSRNSGGTGLGLAIVKHLVEAHHGRIQVESKVGVGTKMIVMIPKKLTNSLQ, translated from the coding sequence ATGAAATCAATGAGTAACCGCTTATTCTTGACATTCATGCTCTCACTCGGAACGATTCTAGCTGTCCTAATGATTGTTATAGGTCAGCTTTTTCCTGTTTATGTAGAACAATACAAAGAGCAGGCGAGCTCATCAAGTCAAGAAGCAATCGAAAAAGTACTAGAGGAACGCCATATTACTTTATCTGAGGAAGATAAAAAAGCATTAGTTGCATCTCAAACAATCGAAATACAGGACTCGCTCTTGTCATACGTGCGTGCTCGTCTGTATGGTGTTTTGGCGATATTATTTACGATTACGCTGTTATTAATAGCCGTTGTAAGTCGTTATATGATTGTCAATTTCACCGCGCCGATTGATAATGTAACCGAAACGGCACTGGAATTAGCAAAGGGAAATTACCGTGCTCGTGCACACGAAAATGAGCAGGAACGCATGATGCCTCTCAGTCATTCCATCAATATTTTAGCGCGTAATTTACAGGATATTACAACGATTCGTGAAGTAGAAGAAGAAAGACTAAAAACGTTAATTGAAAACATGGGAAGCTCACTTATGATGATTGGACGTGAAGGAAATATTTCAATCGTCAACCGCGTGTTTTTAGAGCGCTTTGGCATGCAACTAGAGGATGTACAAGGAAAAGTTTTTCGTACGATTGGTTTACCGAAAACGCTTGAGCAATTTATAGACCACGTATTTTTAACAGAAATGCCCTATCGCCAACAAATAAAAATGGAAGTACAGCAGGAATTATATAATAAAGAAGTGTACGGTGCACCTGTTATTGGCGACCACGGACGTTGGCTAGGCGTTGTCATTGTTATGCATGATATAACAGAGCTTGTTCGCTTAGAGCAAATACGGAAAGACTTTGTAGCCAATGTATCACACGAACTGCGTACGCCGATTACATCCATTAAAGGCTTTTCTGAAACACTGCTTGATGGTGCATACAAGGATGAAAAGATGCTGCTGTCTTTTTTAGAAATTATGCATAAAGAGAGCAATCGTCTTCAAATGCTCATCCAAGATTTATTGGAGTTATCTAAAATCGAGCAACATGGTTTCACGGTAAATATTATGCCTATGGGCTTGCAGGATGTACTGATACGTGGTGCAGAACTAACAGGACCACGACTCGATGAAAAAAATATGAGTTTTCATGTGGATATTGCTCGTGATGTGGAAGTAATGGGGGATGCGAATCGCGTTATTCAAATTGTAACGAATTTAATTACAAACGCAATCACCTATTCACCTGAAGATACAACCGTCACAATCCGCTTGAAGGAAAATGATATGTATGGAATTATTGAAATTGAAGATGAAGGTATAGGGATTGAAAAGCATGAAATTGCACGTGTCTTTGAACGTTTTTATCGTGTCGATCGTGCACGTAGTAGAAATTCGGGTGGAACTGGTTTAGGGCTAGCCATTGTTAAGCATTTAGTGGAGGCACATCATGGGCGAATTCAGGTAGAAAGTAAAGTAGGGGTTGGCACAAAAATGATTGTAATGATTCCTAAAAAATTAACAAATTCTTTACAATAA
- a CDS encoding response regulator transcription factor: MTKTILVVEDEFSIATLLKYNLEQAGYLVETAADGLEGLNRAMEIQPDLILLDLMLPKLDGMEVCKQIRQQRMNTPIIMLTAKDDEFDKVLGLELGADDYMTKPFSPREVLARVKAVLRRFTQNVVIEDKDASQEKMYEFGQLRVFPERFEVFLQEEALEFTPKEFELLIYLLENKNRVLTRDQLLSAVWKYDFAGDTRIVDVHISHLRDKIEENSRKPMFIKTIRGLGYKFEEPKTS, from the coding sequence ATGACAAAGACAATTTTAGTTGTAGAAGATGAGTTTTCTATTGCGACCTTATTAAAATATAATTTAGAACAGGCGGGCTATTTAGTTGAGACGGCAGCCGATGGTCTAGAAGGGCTAAATAGAGCCATGGAAATCCAGCCCGATTTAATCCTTTTGGACTTAATGCTTCCAAAGTTAGATGGTATGGAAGTTTGTAAGCAAATTCGTCAACAACGAATGAATACACCGATTATTATGTTAACAGCAAAAGATGATGAATTCGATAAAGTACTTGGTTTGGAATTAGGCGCTGACGATTATATGACAAAGCCTTTTAGTCCACGTGAAGTATTAGCACGTGTTAAAGCGGTTTTAAGACGCTTTACACAAAATGTTGTGATTGAGGATAAGGATGCATCTCAAGAAAAAATGTACGAATTTGGACAATTACGAGTATTTCCTGAGCGTTTTGAAGTATTTTTACAAGAGGAAGCATTGGAATTTACACCGAAAGAATTTGAGTTGCTTATTTATTTACTCGAAAACAAAAACCGTGTCTTAACGCGCGATCAGCTTTTAAGCGCTGTTTGGAAGTATGATTTTGCAGGCGATACTCGTATTGTAGATGTGCACATTAGTCACCTCCGCGATAAAATTGAAGAAAATAGTCGTAAACCGATGTTTATTAAAACAATTCGTGGTCTTGGCTATAAATTTGAGGAGCCGAAAACTTCATGA